A single Triticum dicoccoides isolate Atlit2015 ecotype Zavitan chromosome 2A, WEW_v2.0, whole genome shotgun sequence DNA region contains:
- the LOC119359234 gene encoding cytochrome P450 72A225-like isoform X1: MVLNALMSPASVPWSSLVCGTLVFVLLWQASRLVDLLSWRPRRLECALRSQGLRDMSYRFLIGDLMDYRRRNKEARSRSMPLRCHNIAPLFPPFLHDLVREHGKTCVSWFSVFPKVTISDPDLAKEVLSNKFGHFEKLKFPALSRLLAGGLAAYNSEKWVKHRRILNPAFHLEKLKLMMPALSTCCQELVDRWARSLGSDGSYELDVFPELQRLTGDVISRTSFGSNYLEVPRFSNCNPKKLNSLWLAKEDCASRLLVSQHLVVLVSFKIRFSYRR; this comes from the exons ATGGTCCTTAACGCGCTGATGAGTCCAGCTTCAGTGCCATGGAGCTCACTGGTATGCGGTACCCTCGTCTTTGTTCTTCTATGGCAGGCTAGCCGGCTGGTAGATTTGCTGTCGTGGCGCCCGCGGCGGCTTGAGTGTGCCTTGCGTTCCCAGGGTCTCCGTGACATGTCTTACCGCTTCCTCATCGGAGATCTCATGGACTACAGGCGGCGGAACAAGGAGGCACGATCGAGGTCAATGCCTCTGCGCTGTCACAACATAGCCCCGCTCTTCCCCCCGTTCCTCCACGACCTTGTCCGGGAGCACGGAAAGACGTGTGTATCTTGGTTTAGTGTGTTCCCCAAGGTCACCATCAGCGACCCTGACTTAGCCAAGGAAGTGTTGTCCAACAAGTTCGGCCACTTCGAGAAGCTCAAGTTTCCGGCTCTGTCTAGGTTGCTTGCTGGAGGATTAGCGGCTTACAACAGCGAGAAATGGGTCAAGCATAGAAGGATCCTTAACCCCGCATTCCATCTCGAGAAGCTCAAG CTCATGATGCCAGCCTTGTCTACATGCTGCCAAGAGCTTGTCGATAGATGGGCGCGATCCCTTGGTTCAGACGGTAGCTATGAGTTGGATGTCTTCCCGGAGCTCCAAAGACTCACTGGAGATGTCATTTCTCGCACCTCATTTGGCAGTAACTACCTTGAGGTGCCAAGGTTTTCCAACTGCAATCCTAAAAAGTTGAACTCATTGTGGCTAGCCAAAGAAGATTGTGCTTCCCGGTTACTTGTAAGTCAacacctagtagtactagtaagttTCAAGATTCGATTTTCCTACAGAAGATAA
- the LOC119359234 gene encoding cytochrome P450 72A225-like isoform X2, translated as MVLNALMSPASVPWSSLGLRDMSYRFLIGDLMDYRRRNKEARSRSMPLRCHNIAPLFPPFLHDLVREHGKTCVSWFSVFPKVTISDPDLAKEVLSNKFGHFEKLKFPALSRLLAGGLAAYNSEKWVKHRRILNPAFHLEKLKLMMPALSTCCQELVDRWARSLGSDGSYELDVFPELQRLTGDVISRTSFGSNYLEVPRFSNCNPKKLNSLWLAKEDCASRLLVSQHLVVLVSFKIRFSYRR; from the exons ATGGTCCTTAACGCGCTGATGAGTCCAGCTTCAGTGCCATGGAGCTCACTG GGTCTCCGTGACATGTCTTACCGCTTCCTCATCGGAGATCTCATGGACTACAGGCGGCGGAACAAGGAGGCACGATCGAGGTCAATGCCTCTGCGCTGTCACAACATAGCCCCGCTCTTCCCCCCGTTCCTCCACGACCTTGTCCGGGAGCACGGAAAGACGTGTGTATCTTGGTTTAGTGTGTTCCCCAAGGTCACCATCAGCGACCCTGACTTAGCCAAGGAAGTGTTGTCCAACAAGTTCGGCCACTTCGAGAAGCTCAAGTTTCCGGCTCTGTCTAGGTTGCTTGCTGGAGGATTAGCGGCTTACAACAGCGAGAAATGGGTCAAGCATAGAAGGATCCTTAACCCCGCATTCCATCTCGAGAAGCTCAAG CTCATGATGCCAGCCTTGTCTACATGCTGCCAAGAGCTTGTCGATAGATGGGCGCGATCCCTTGGTTCAGACGGTAGCTATGAGTTGGATGTCTTCCCGGAGCTCCAAAGACTCACTGGAGATGTCATTTCTCGCACCTCATTTGGCAGTAACTACCTTGAGGTGCCAAGGTTTTCCAACTGCAATCCTAAAAAGTTGAACTCATTGTGGCTAGCCAAAGAAGATTGTGCTTCCCGGTTACTTGTAAGTCAacacctagtagtactagtaagttTCAAGATTCGATTTTCCTACAGAAGATAA
- the LOC119357770 gene encoding protein NEN4-like, which produces MATTKKREMVFFDVEATQSLSLPGECSLLEFAAILVCPRRLVEVSSYSTLIRPDDASADGGVLSASSGAPSFEDVFPDIFELLDGRVWAGHGIRRAGYPRMREAFAAFGLGAPEPVGVVDSLDVLLAQGVEDEEAAAAALAEHFGIGARRARGLRCLDGARVSLEYQNNQ; this is translated from the exons ATGGCGACCACCAAGAAGAGGGAGATGGTGTTCTTCGACGTGGAGGCTACGCAGTCCCTGTCGCTGCCCGGCGAGTGCAGCCTGCTGGAGTTCGCCGCCATCCTCGTCTGCCCGCGCCGCCTCGTCGAGGTCTCCAGCTACTCCACCCTCATCCGCCCGGACGACGCCAGCGCCGACGGTGGCGTCCTctccgcctcctccggtgcaccctcGTTCGAGGACGTCTTCCCGGACATCTTCGAGCTGCTGGACGGCCGCGTGTGGGCGGGCCACGGCATCCGGCGCGCCGGCTACCCGCGCATGCGCGAGGCCTTCGCCGCCTTCGGCCTTGGCGCGCCGGAGCCCGTGGGCGTCGTCGACTCGCTCGACGTGCTCCTCGCGCAGGGC GTGGAGGAcgaggaggcggcagcggcggccctGGCGGAGCACTTCGGGATCGGCGCGCGGCGGGCGCGGGGGCTCCGGTGCCTGGACGGCGCGCGCGTGAGTCTTGAG TATCAAAACAACCAATGA